The genomic DNA AGCATTTTCTAAGTTAGACACATTTTGATAGGTGGCCAACCATAGACAGGTACTTGAAAATCGTCTGAAACTCCAACGATGACTGACTTCACCCTCTAGAAATATAAGCTGACGGTACTCTTCGTCGTCATGATTGATACAATGATCTGATAAGTGTATGTTCAAGAAAAACCATGGAAAACGAATGTGTGCTTCAAAACTCAACTTATATTTGTTTCGCTTGTCGACCAAGTCACCATCTCAGCCATAAAAACAAGTAGTACCACCGTGAAGTTCTACTTATGAGGGAGTGACTTGTATCATCATTAAGGTTTCAAACGATTTTGCAAGTACATCGTAAACTGCCTTGATCCACTGAATAATCTATCTTCTATTACCATGTTAAACGTTTGTGATTCAAGATTAAACAAACACATtgaatgaaaaggaaaatattatgaacaaaaatgtATTACAGTAGTGAAGGAAATTTGATTCTGAATACAATCATATGGGCAAGTTAATTAATTACCTGCCAGTATCTCCACAACCCAAGGGCCTTATGGGAGAAAAATGATGAAGCCCAATTTTCTCTCCTCTTGCAGTTATCTAAACGAATGtcattaaacaaattaattaaattgattatttacaCATTTTACATAACAATTATGTAGATGAAAAGTATTTTGCACATTTATTCCACACAATGTTGATGTAAATaacttaccttttttttttttgacaaattgtaTGCAACATACGTATAAGAATAttaattacaaaatatatatgaCTTTTTTAATCTAGATATAGAAAAAGGaagtatatattatttgtataaACTTCACCACAAAGGAAGTGAAACAAATAAATTGGTACCTTTTGAATAGCTACCCAAGAAGGATTGTCCCTTTTGTGTGGTCTTGGGGAAACTGCTTGAGAATGAATTGCCCACAAATCTTCTGGTCTCTGTAACCAAATAAGTACAAAATCAatcataatctatttttttacataaaaatatgaaacaatatatactattttatttataaccCAAAAGGAATACCTTACCAAATTGGCATCAGGAAGTTCTCTAACAGCTCCATCAACATTTTCTGCAGTGGCTTTCACCTGGTAACATAAATTATGTGAATAGTGCCATGATACATTATTGTATTCTAAACATGTTATacattgttttcataagttctcccaagCTTTTACGTTCGTACATAAGTTCAAATTAGTCAACATATCTAACTCAAGGTGAATTCAAAGATAAATACTTATAAGAAAGAGATTCATAACACTTACCAATTTAGCACTTTGTATCTCAGAACCCTCGGACAGGCGGTTTCTTAAAGGTTCTAAATGATCACTTCCATCTAATTGTACACCAATGAAGTATTGAAGTTCACCCTAAgcataaaatcattaaaattaacactctatattaataaataaatagatattaACTTTTAATGGTTCAAGTTAATTCTGTTCTAGGAGAATAATAGAGTATTTTAATCACCTTTTGGTCACGCATAGGTTGCAAGTGAAACAAATTCCAGAATTTCTTTCCTACAAATTATAAATCAGAAGGGCTCATCTTATCAATAACAAAATGATGCTCAATTTGAAAGCCAAAAACACAATATCCAGATAGAGCCATAGTTGCCACATTATTACATCCTTTTAGTCTTAGTCGAAAGTAcaacattttttctttattttgataaTTGGAAATTTACATCGGAGAAAAGAGATGAATAATTAGAAGGTAGCAGTGTTTAAGAAAAAGGACAGCGACCATGATTTGGGCTGCAACATCAGGGTTTTTAATGTCTTTTCGACTGAAACACAACTGTGATTGAGGCCACATTTAGtcacaaaatatttttctgCGACCGCGATTTAAAACTTTGGAAGAGGATAATTCATCCTCCAATGAGGAAATAGAGTCAGAAGTGTTGATGCTCAATAGTTTGACTTATCCTCGGTTTTACATCGCAGTTGCGAGTGTAGATACTCTAGTTTGACCAATAACTTACCACTTTTTGTATAGTTGATCAGCTGAACTGTGATTTCCCTCTGATCTTTGATAGCATCTCTAATCCTATTGACAGTTGCTTGGTCTGTTTCTGGTCCTTGAAGAAACCTATAAATTATGTGAAGTAGATGTCAATCTAAGTGAATAAGAGACAGGACTTTTAGGACATTATATCTTAACCATGAAAAATTTACCATTCGTTACCATAAATAACCAAAAACGCTTAACTTTACAGACTATCTATCCATCATAAAATAGAAAGCCACAGACAGAGAGAAAATATGAGAAAACAACTATGCTTGTTCTCAAAGATACAAGCATCATCACTGGTCCTCAAAAGATTCCAGTCATTGCTTTTGTTTCTCAATAATGCAAGTATCATAACTTTGATCCTCCAAAGAATTTcaacattaattttaaaaatgagaaATACTGCAACACACTCTTTAGAATATACTCTTTATgattgctgatttttttttttgaaagggaaCACACTTTTTGTAAAGTGGTCAATTTACAAGTCACAAGTGTATATAATCAGAAATTctacaaggaaaaaaaatgcatgaataTATAGTATAACTTATACCGACAGTTTCGACCCAAAATTTCTTCTCGTGTATATTCTGTAAGCTCGAGAAAGCTGTCTGATGCAAATATCTGCAAAGAAACCAAGAATAATAACTCGAGGTATTATATCATCACACTTGACAAGTTTCATACTCTATATACATGATAATAATCttttatgtatatatgttaAACTTAGAAGTTTAATATGTATTAGGTGAAATATAATAAAGTATGCTTCTAAGACAaagaattttcattttcaagggAAGAAAGCACCAATTGctctcaataaaataaaaatgtcattaATTAATCTTACAATTGGACAATCTGGAAGTCTAGGATCAGAAATCACAAAATTCTTTTCTATCCTCTCCAATGTGGTTGCTAGATCAATTCCTTGTCTTATATCCCTCTCTCTTAGCTCATATTTGGACCACTCTATTTCCTTTGTCATCAAAACTTCAGGTTCAACAATAGTCTTGTCCTTATCTCTCCCTACAGAACTCATAGATTTCCCTTTAACACTGcaacaaaatagaaaacataTAAGTATTATTGAAAGTTTCAAAACAGTAATCCTTTTTATACAAACtagaagtgaattatggatcaaatttaaagaataaataataaacaaagtACCCTTTCAAAGAAGTAATTCCAGATTTTCTTGATGATTTGTTGTTCCTTTCCTCGTAAGAACTAAAGCGCgacatattattattatcgCCATGGAATTTCAGTGGAGTTTGTCTACCAGGTGTTGTAGTGTCGTTCACAGGTTCAACAGACTTTGGCAAAACAAAATCATGATTGAGATTCTCCGGCTCTTCATGCATGATGGTTGCAGTGTCATCGTTCTTACTGCGAATAATCGATTTTGGATTCCTAACGGTTTGAACAACCTCTGTGATTGAACCCATAGCTTCCTCCTTTTGACGAGCTAGCAAATGAGAAATTACACGATTACATGTGAAGTTGGAATCATCATCACACAATATCTCAAAAAATGGCTCAATTGTTTGTATTACCGTCATAGCGAATTAATGATTTTGGTAATCCATTTGGTCTTAGTGCCTTCTCATTCACACCTTCTGTGTATTTGCTCACCTCAACCTGCATTCTGTAGTCATATGCAACAGCTTTGTTAATCACATTCTATGAAACCTATTACTAACTAATAGTATGCTAACATATTTATCTACATCGTGTTTACATTAATACATAACTAATTTTCAAGGTATATCCCTGATGGAGTTGGATTCTTTGCAGTCACACTTGACAAGTGGATGAAAATCGAACGGCTTATATTCCAAGTTTTAACTTCAAGGAAGATTAGGTGAACTCAGATTACAGGTCGTGTGATCTTCATCCAAATACAACGAACCCTTGACTGCATGATTATCTTGATCAAATGATATAATGCTTACAGTTCTAAACTTCTACTACACCATAGAGGCATAGACATAATGTCTTTTCCGCTAGTCACATTATACACAAGATAAGGCAAGAAAACCCAGATAGGAAAAGCAGGACTAACCCAATGAATTTGATAGTATTGCCACGATCATCCTTAATTGGAGTGACAGTGAGAAGATTCCAAAACGGAGTTCCATTTTTCTTGTAGTTTAAAAGCCTGCCACAATAACTTTTCCCATTCTTCGTTGCATCCCGAATTTTTGCTACTTCGTTCTGGTCAGTTTCAGGTCCTTGAAGAAATCGGCTGCAACAAGAAATTGGCttctttcattaaaaaataatcacattTTCTACCTATATACCTAGAAATTCTCTTGGTTCACTGCAAATTTGACTGCATCAGCTGAACATTTCTGTAATTTTTCACTAAATCAAGGACTCTTACCTAACTACATCCTTGACCGCAATTTAAATCACTACATAATTTCCTAGCTATTTATACCTACAAAGACTCACTCTCCTATGCTAAAGCAGCATATATCTTGCTATCAAAGTTAACTGCAATTTCGACCGTATCAGCTGAATTGGTCTATAACTTCTCACAATATATGGACTCCGACTCATCTGCATCTGCgactgcaattttttttttttttgaagaagctaaactaaccccctcaaattggcaccagagagaaTTGAATCTGCGACTGCAATTTAAAAACATTGCTTTCTACGAATGAAAACGAAGGGAAAAAATGCTCACCAATTCCTTCCAATAACCTCCTTAGAAGAGTAACCAGTCATACTAAAAAAACCACTGCTTGCATACAAGATAGGACAATCAGGTTTAGTTGCATCTGAGACAACAAATGTTTGTTGAAGTGTAGACAACGCGTCCTTCAATTCTTGCGAAACTCTTGGAAACAGCCCCGACAATTTAGCCTCCGAACCATAATTCGATTCCCCTGAAGTCCTTGTCGAATCAGCAAACCTATCTGACATGCCTTTGCTCTTATCACCATCCAATGAAGAAGAACTTGTCTCAACTGCTGCTACCAAATTGCCTGAGTTTACCACTAGTCCCCATTCCGCAGCTCTCTCGGCTATACTTGCTTCGGTTAGAATTTGATCATTATCACCAGAAGGAGCCTTTGTTGATGTTGAGTTTTCATCTGGTTTGTTAGCAAATGCCATCCATTTGTTCACAGATTCTTTACTGGTTCCAGAATTAGCTGATGATTCCTTTTTCTCCATCTATGAATTAGTCTAATATCTATCAACTATGacctatcaaaaaaaattatatatgaatgttaagtgatgaaaattgaaatgatcaTTGAGCATGACAAGTCACAAAAGAGACATAATTAAATGCAAAAGATGAATGTAGATAGTACTATCATGAGAGGAGGGTGAGTgaccaacaaaataaaataaaataaaaataaaagctgTGTgtatatgtatttaatttaattataattatattataatataaaccTATGAAATAAATCACATGTTGGAGAATGGTGAACCAAGTAAAGGAATGGCATGCCATGCAAATTTAATGAAATGAAGAATCAAACTAACAAAAAGTCAATAAAATCTGCAAAAAATGAGAAATCTTTAACTGAAAATAGAATATCTTACACAAATGAAATTAACCAAAATTCATAGAAGTTGAAAACTGAGTTAGACTCATAAGGAATGTAGCAAAGGCTGTACTGTGTTTGGCTGCAGTTGGATAGGTAAGCTTTTAGTGATTATGTCTTTTAGCTTTGATTTCAGTGCACAGGCTTTAGACAAAAAGGATAACGTTCAAGGATCACATAAATACATTACAACAACTCACTGTGTAAGTCTATGTACTTTCTTTGACGCTTAATATGGTAAAAATTTACTTCTTACGAGGCAACATCAAATGTTTTCTATCCTTTTATATACATACCTTTTATGTAGCAATCAtgcttttctctcttttatgttaaaataaattcctttccataaattaaaaaaaaaaacttatatacaTTTTCTAAGATTCTTAACTAAACTACTTATGA from Medicago truncatula cultivar Jemalong A17 chromosome 8, MtrunA17r5.0-ANR, whole genome shotgun sequence includes the following:
- the LOC11445312 gene encoding phototropin-2, encoding MEKKESSANSGTSKESVNKWMAFANKPDENSTSTKAPSGDNDQILTEASIAERAAEWGLVVNSGNLVAAVETSSSSLDGDKSKGMSDRFADSTRTSGESNYGSEAKLSGLFPRVSQELKDALSTLQQTFVVSDATKPDCPILYASSGFFSMTGYSSKEVIGRNCRFLQGPETDQNEVAKIRDATKNGKSYCGRLLNYKKNGTPFWNLLTVTPIKDDRGNTIKFIGMQVEVSKYTEGVNEKALRPNGLPKSLIRYDARQKEEAMGSITEVVQTVRNPKSIIRSKNDDTATIMHEEPENLNHDFVLPKSVEPVNDTTTPGRQTPLKFHGDNNNMSRFSSYEERNNKSSRKSGITSLKGVKGKSMSSVGRDKDKTIVEPEVLMTKEIEWSKYELRERDIRQGIDLATTLERIEKNFVISDPRLPDCPIIFASDSFLELTEYTREEILGRNCRFLQGPETDQATVNRIRDAIKDQREITVQLINYTKSGKKFWNLFHLQPMRDQKGELQYFIGVQLDGSDHLEPLRNRLSEGSEIQSAKLVKATAENVDGAVRELPDANLRPEDLWAIHSQAVSPRPHKRDNPSWVAIQKITARGEKIGLHHFSPIRPLGCGDTGSVHLVELQGTGELYAMKAMEKSVMLNRNKVHRACIEREIISLLDHPFLPTLYTSFQTDTHVCLITDFCPGGELFALLDRQPMKILKEDSARFYAAEVVIGLEYLHCLGIIYRDLKPENLLLQKDGHIVLTDFDLSFITSCKPQVVKQSLPGNRRRSRSQPPPIFVSEPVTQSNSFVGTEEYIAPEIITGARHTSAIDWWTLGILLYEMLYGRTPFRGKNRQKTFSNILHKDLTFPSSIPASLAARQLINALLQRDPASRLGSATGSNEIKQHPFFRGINWPLIRNMSPPPLDVPLQFIGKDPTAKDKKWEDDGVLNTSIDMDIF